From the Helianthus annuus cultivar XRQ/B chromosome 17, HanXRQr2.0-SUNRISE, whole genome shotgun sequence genome, the window ACTGCTTATTATCAAGTTGTTGAGGCTAATCAGCTCATGATGTTGATCAAATATCAACTGTCAATGACTCACTGAGATCAGAATTGTCACCCCTATTCGTGCAGACGTATATGAAATGAGAATCTGGATCTTCTATAACATAATTAGCAGGAAGCATTCTTGTTTAGATATGTTTCGGTACTTACAATAATTTTTATCTGAAAAATGCTATAATTTCATACTCGATTTCAATAAAGGAAAAGCTCAAGTTGCAACCGGGTTGTAACGCAGCTCAGACCCTTGAAGCCGAGATAACAGGTGTCCTAAATAAAATTAGGGATGAGACTGGAAAGGTAAAGCACCGTTTGTTTTTTTAATCAAGTACTAATGTTTAAACCGGCCCGAGGACTAGGACACTCAAGGTCACGGGTTCGAAGCATGTTTTAGTGGGGAGCTGGATTTGCAACGTTCTGGTATCCCCGTGGTTCAAGAAACAGCAAGGCTTCACTGCTGCCATGGCATGTCTTCTTCGGAGTCTACATTTACGTGCTTGCAGTTGCCGCTTGTGCTACTGGCCTTTTAGAAAAAGCTACGTTTCTTCAAACCAACAACATAATATCGCGTTATTCTGCAGAAGCAATGT encodes:
- the LOC118488929 gene encoding probable transmembrane ascorbate ferrireductase 2 — encoded protein: MKGKVVPGPELKVAEVVEMILAGAVTCVLTAVDPKFKEPGAAICQFFAQEEKLKLQPGCNAAQTLEAEITGVLNKIRDETGKWGAGFATFWYPRGSRNSKASLLPWHVFFGVYIYVLAVAACATGLLEKATFLQTNNIISRYSAEAMLVNILGVLIVILGGFVILGVISPPSGKGSEDQ